In Thunnus thynnus chromosome 4, fThuThy2.1, whole genome shotgun sequence, a genomic segment contains:
- the ninj1 gene encoding ninjurin-1, with protein MATENFEMNGDADRNGETEVPLRGTGRRNERPLNMNHYANKKSAAESMLDVALLMANASQLKTVLEQGSNFYVALVTLISISLILQIIVGVMLIFIVKWNLNDESMHYKLNILENIATAFVFIIVVVNVFITAFGVQQPPQSA; from the exons ATGGCTACGGAAAACTTTGAGATGAACGGGGATGCTGACCGAAACGGGGAGACTGAG gtccCGCTGCGGGGTACTGGGAGGAGGAATGAGAGACCTCTGAACATGAACCATTACGCCAATAAGAAGAGCGCAGCAGAGAGCATGCTGGATGTGGCTCTACTGATGGCTAATGCCTCACAGCTGAAAACGGTGCTGGAGCAAGGATCAAACTTCTATGTGGCCCTCGTAACTCTCATTAGCATCTCCCTCATCCTACAAATCATAGTGGGAGTTATGCTCATTTTTATAG TTAAGTGGAACTTGAATGACGAAAGCATGCACTACAAGTTGAACATCTTGGAAAACATTGCCACAGCCTTCGTCTTTATCATAGTCGTGGTCAATGTCTTCATCACAGCCTTCGGTGTCCAGCAGCCCCCCCAGAGTGCTTGA
- the card19 gene encoding caspase recruitment domain family, member 19 produces MGDSFLEQLIEDSAFLKAERRLDTELVDKLILQLNRIYPQILSDKEATKFRNLDVPTSVRVGELLAHLRGKGEEACKEFYRALHLHVEEVYYSLPTRLRLRDSLDPLAYPRVCKQRYVMNERGPLFFLGCFSVAVGMALLYYYSETKLTGGSRALGMAGLGLKKKAQEVLIWYTEESLMK; encoded by the exons ATGGGAG ACAGTTTTCTTGAGCAGCTGATAGAGGACAGCGCCTTCCTCAAAGCTGAGCGGAGACTGGACACAGAGCTGGTAGATAAACTCATCCTGCAGCTCAACAGAATCTACCCGCAAATACTGTCAGACAAGGAGGCCACCAAG TTCAGAAACTTGGACGTGCCCACTAGTGTTCGAGTGGGTGAGCTCCTGGCACACCTGCgggggaaaggagaggaggcATGCAAGGAATTTTACAGGGCTCTTCACTTGCATGTAGAGGAGGTATACTACAGCTTACCCACACGACTCCGCCTCAGAG ATTCCTTAGATCCACTCGCATATCCACGTGTCTGTAAACAGAGATATGTTATGAACGAAAGAG GTCCCCTCTTCTTTCTGGGCTGTTTCAGCGTTGCAGTTGGAATGGCTTTACTCTATTACTACAGTG AAACTAAACTGACGGGAGGCAGCCGGGCCCTCGGGATGGCTGGTCtgggtttgaaaaaaaaagctcaagaGGTGCTTATATGGTACACCGAAGAAAGTCTCATGAAGTAA